The following coding sequences lie in one Strix aluco isolate bStrAlu1 chromosome 34, bStrAlu1.hap1, whole genome shotgun sequence genomic window:
- the LOC141917175 gene encoding uncharacterized protein LOC141917175, which produces MCPGVEANVPLKNTAAAEKMEHPAALSNRVGRGGRDVSKWGKLYCPTLKKKGPLREKGQTRVSDTPIQKRLRKNMQIYRIPSAFYWSYWIVWLGVLATMNTLPGWARTTNQSHQPFEHTLTNQIIWPWTDAYYGHTGSMDADLYGTELATAILSNNLTLQTYKWENSSHTWTAKKGDEIQIGCRVFNVNVIISRHPLIQTVRQPPFTQIVIRDKTESKIAQTRCESETCWYAFTATQPVSIVCLGGTRSGDQAISFRFPLNIQEETTTITTHAPKETTQTTHTVPTQPTVVLSPRIFKIGPYAIRNTGKQQMLFNPAWSLKQVELLMQNNVSNIQPACSPFLKTSYEGWTTWLQKQTPHTKRTQRDLTGALGTGLGVLNSIDSEVIMNKLATSISDLTNIQRPLRSSLLALGANQWLLSNILPKGEKVNIKDHELITDALSVLQNNLSLALSCIQAQIWMQSIAASIIREGEEGILPTEIRRIIWDSATNFEKKLQSWWNLVNFTYDPITNTATTFILTIYNATIYQIYPIIALGLNHNGTILYPSEHRVWARKVNEKWQTVNLESCIVREQQGFICEGNAIEAQDICLDTEQNICHFEVHPNENPKTVLIYIGEGCVCLRTVCEFLTVDKIIIETKNYSNLCVCNFTKVIGCDFSYLAPVTSYQLLQSNYTLIHNLQPTPIGMNLTLVKQLLQHKDLVRILEKVRENGQKTLITVHHNVEEIHRVLERAKKNAEHNWWDTLFGWSPTATGILNKLCHPIVVLLILILISLTLSIILYVITWRMMQRVTYLMSVARPILIKAKTNQLDDDFKLKKTLLTACAEIAQLAAGTPSAWDISDLSPPVTSGPFSHRTLPLPFNQAWGHPLE; this is translated from the exons atgtgtcccggagtagaggcaaacgtacccctgaagaatacggctgctgccgagaagatggaacaccctgctgctctaagcaacagagtaggcagaggaggcagagacgtatcaaagtggggaaaactttactgccctactctgaagaaaaaaggacctctgagggagaagggccagacgagagtgtcagacaccccgatacaaaagagactaagaaaaaatatgcaaatctatagaatcccgtcagccttctattggagctattggatagtctggctaggtgtattagctacaatgaatacactaccaggatgggctagaacgactaaccaatcccaccaaccttttgaacataccctaactaatcaaattatatggccttggacagatgcttattatggacatacaggaagtatggatgcagatttgtatgggacagagttagcaactgccatactaagcaataacctaacactccaaacatataaatgggagaattcatcccatacctggacagctaaaaaaggagatgagatacagataggctgcagagtattcaatgtaaatgtgataataagtcggcaccctttaattcaaaccgtccgtcagcccccttttactcaaatcgttatcagagacaaaacggaatctaaaatagctcaaacccgttgtgagtcggaaacctgttggtatgcatttactgcaacccaaccggtgtccatagtttgtttgggagggaccaggtcaggagatcaagctatatctttccgatttccattgaatatacaggaggaaactacaacaatcacaacccacgctcccaaagagactactcagactactcatactgttccaacacaaccaacagtcgtgcttagcccaagaatttttaaaattggaccatatgcaattagaaatacaggtaaacaacaaatgctgtttaacccggcgtggtctctcaagcaagttgaattgttaatgcaaaataatgtttcaaatattcagccagcatgttcacctttcctaaagacttcttacgagggatggacaacctggctgcaaaaacaaactcctcacacaaaaagaacgcagagagacttaaccggtgctttgggaacaggattgggagttttaaatagtattgattcggaggtgataatgaacaaattggctacctcaattagtgatttaactaatatacaaaggcctttgcgatcttccttattggctttgggggctaaccagtggctgttgtcgaatatattaccaaaaggggaaaaggtaaatataaaggatcatgaattgattacagacgcactcagtgtgctccaaaataacctctctttagctctcagctgcatccaggctcaaatatggatgcagtcgatagctgcctcaattataagagaaggtgaagaaggtattcttcctactgaaattcgaagaataatttgggacagtgctactaattttgaaaagaaactccaatcctggtggaacctggtaaactttacctatgaccccatcacaaacacagctactacctttatactcactatttacaatgccaccatataccaaatttatcctatcattgcattagggctgaatcacaacggaaccatactctatccttctgagcatagagtatgggcccgaaaggtaaacgaaaaatggcaaactgtcaatctagagtcctgcattgtacgggagcaacaaggattcatttgtgaaggcaatgcaattgaggcacaagatatttgtttagataccgaacaaaatatttgtcactttgaggtccatcccaatgaaaatcctaaaacagtacttatatatattggcgaaggttgtgtatgtttgaggacggtttgtgaattcttaactgtagacaagatcataatagagacaaaaaattattcaaatctctgtgtttgcaacttcacaaaggtaatcggatgtgacttttcctatttagccccggtcacgtcttaccaactcctgcaatccaattatacattaatacataatctacaacctacacccattggaatgaacctcactttggttaagcagttacttcaacacaaagacttagttagaattttagagaaagttagagaaaacggacagaaaactctaataactgttcatcacaatgtggaagaaatacaccgagtcttggaaagagcaaaaaagaatgcagaacataactggtgggacaccctttttggatggtcacctactgctacaggcatcttgaacaagttgtgtcaccccattgtggttctcttgatattaatcttaatcagtttgactttgtcaataatattatatgtcataacttggagaatgatgcaacgggtaacatatctgatgtctgtcgcccgtccaatactcattaaagccaaaaccaatcaattagatgatgactttaaattgaaaaaaactctcct CACAGCATGTGCAGAGATTGCtcagctggcagcagggacaccAAGCGCCTGGGATATCAGTG ACCTCTCACCCCCTGTGACCAGTGGTCCCTTCTCCCACCgcaccctccccctccccttcaaCCAGGCTTGGGGTCACCCCTtggagtga